The DNA region GAAAGCGGCCCATCTCGCTCTGGCTGTCCGCGGCCAGGAGCACGCCGGGGTCCAGTTCGGCCAGGCGGATGCCGGGCCACAGCAGGGCCACCGCCAGCAGCGCCAGCAGCAGGCGGGGCAGGGTGGCGGGGTCGCGGTGATCGGCTCTCAGCATCGGGGAATCTGCAACTGCAGGGTCACGGCCTGGGGCTGCGGAGACTGCAACTGCTCATTGGCGTAGAGGGCGTCGAGCAGCGCCTGGTCGACCTCGCCGGCCGGCCGATCGAAGGCGATGCGCCCCTCGCGCACGCCGACGATGCGCGGGAAGTGCGACAGGGCGAGTTCGACGGCATGCAGGCTGGCCACCAGCGTCATGCCATGGGCCTCGGCGTGCTGGCAGAGCACGCGCATCGTGTGGTCCGCGAGCACCGGGTCCATCGCGGAAACCGGCTCGTCCGCGAGCAGGAGCTCCGGCGCCTGGTACAGCGCCCGGGCGATGCCGACGCGTTGCAGCTGCCCACCCGACAACTGCTGGCACTGGGCGAACAGCTTGTCGGCCAGGTCCAGGCGCGCCAGCGCGGCGCGCGCACCGGGGATGTCCAGCGGATGCAGCAGGTTGAGCAGGCTGCGGCCCAGCCCCCATTGGCCGAGCTTGCCGGCGAGCACGGCGGTGACCACCCGCTGCCGGGGCGGCAGCGGTGGCGACTGGTGGATCAGGGCGATGCGTGAGCGCAGATGCTGCCGGGCACGGGAGGACAGCTGCCAGGGGTTCTGCCCGAGCGCCTCCACCTGGCCCGCGCTCGGCTGCAGGGCGCTGGCGAGCAGGTTCAGCAGGCTGGATTTGCCTGCGCCGGAGGGGCCGATGATGGCGACCCGTTCTCCGCTGGCGATGCGCAGGTCGATGCCGCGCAGGGCGTGGACCCCATTGCCGTGCTGCAGGCAGGCGCCTTCCAGGCGCAGGCTCATTTCAGCAGGTCGGCGGCGCGGGCGGCTTCCTCGATGCCCTTGTAGTTGTCCGGGGTGGTCTCGATGAAGCGGCTGGCGGCCTG from Pseudomonas tohonis includes:
- a CDS encoding phosphonate ABC transporter ATP-binding protein; the encoded protein is MSLRLEGACLQHGNGVHALRGIDLRIASGERVAIIGPSGAGKSSLLNLLASALQPSAGQVEALGQNPWQLSSRARQHLRSRIALIHQSPPLPPRQRVVTAVLAGKLGQWGLGRSLLNLLHPLDIPGARAALARLDLADKLFAQCQQLSGGQLQRVGIARALYQAPELLLADEPVSAMDPVLADHTMRVLCQHAEAHGMTLVASLHAVELALSHFPRIVGVREGRIAFDRPAGEVDQALLDALYANEQLQSPQPQAVTLQLQIPRC